Genomic window (Streptomyces liliiviolaceus):
CGAGGTGCTCGACGTGCTCGCCGTGCCAGTGGTCCGGGCCCCTCTCCTTGACGACATGCGCCGCCAGCGGAGCGGAGTCCAACAGCTCGGCAGTCTCCAGGATCCACTGGAGGTTGGACGCCTCGCTCTCGTCTGCGACTTCAGGGGACCACTCAATGAATTCCGCCGTCCCCAGCACCGCGGACTCGGTCCGTGCGGCTTCCGCCTTGAGTTGGGCGAGAATGCCGGCCCCGTCCGCTATTCCGGCCGCGTCGATCAGGCTGTGAATCTGCACCGGGTCGACCAGCGCGCCCAGGAGCGCGGCCATCGGGGCCCGCCCGGCGTCGAGATGGAAGCGGAGGTAGTCCGCGATCGACGGATTGTGGAAGGACACCGTGTGCTGCGCAACGGCGACCATCGTGCCGTCCAGCACCTGCAGCGCCCGGTGGAAGGCCCGGACGTCTGCCTCCAGCCCACGCTCCTTGCGATACCAGGACCAGGATTCGCTCAGCGTGTCCAGTGTGGCCGTGCGCAGGGTGAAGAGAACTTCGAGCAGATGCACCGCGGCGTCGGTCAAATCGTTCTCCACGATCCGCTCCCAGATGCGGCGGGGATCGTCAAGGTTCTTCCGTACGGCGGCGGCGACGTCCTGCTCCTGCCGAGCGGCGAGCCGGAGCGTCTCCTCGATCAGTCGGGGGCTGAAGTTGGGGTGCTCGACGATGGGCTGCCACACTGCCCGGTCGGCGAACGGCCTCTTCTGCTCGGCGGGCAGCTCCGCGTGGTGGACGTGGTTGTAGAGGATCTGGCCCCTGACACCGAGGCTCAGGTCGGTGAGGTGGACGACGCTGGTCGCCCGTGTGACGTCCGGGGTGCCGAGCCTGTCGTGCTTCAGCAAAGCGTGCTCCAGAATGTAGTCACGGGTCGTCATCACCAGTGCCTTGTCCGGAGCCTCCTGGATTTCCCGGATGATGTCGATGAGGCGGGCGTCCTCGTTCTTGTTGAGCTGGGACTCCAGCGTCGTCTGGCCCAGGAAGTCGTCATAAAGGAACAGTTGGGGCGTGTCCTCGCGCCACAGCGCCGCGATCTCCTCGGCATCCTGCGAGATCTCATGCACCTCGTACCCGTTGCCCATGAGCCACGCAGCGAGCATCAGGGCCACCGTCGTCTTGCCCACCCCCGGGATCCCGGCGATGACGCAGACGCGCTGCTCGTCCAGGATGGCCTTCGCCCGGTCGAAGCCTTCGTGCGGGACGAAGGTGTCCGCCGCGCGCGGGATCCGCTTGCGCAACCAGGACGAGCGCACGTACTTCTCCTGGTTCAGCACCGTCTGCAGTACGGCGGTGCCGCTCAGCCAGAGACGGAAGTGGCGCCGGACCAGCTCGGGTCTGCTCTGCAGTTCGGCGACGATCTCGTCCACACCGTAGAGGTCGCCGGTGGTGC
Coding sequences:
- a CDS encoding nSTAND3 domain-containing NTPase, which gives rise to MDSFDLGRLTDHDFEVVCRDLFGEILGMPLELFPRGRDRGIDLRHTAADGTMTVVQCKHWPKAAQATLTRRLVKEELPKVLALKPARYLIATSVGLTVDGKDTIRDAFAPYVRTTGDLYGVDEIVAELQSRPELVRRHFRLWLSGTAVLQTVLNQEKYVRSSWLRKRIPRAADTFVPHEGFDRAKAILDEQRVCVIAGIPGVGKTTVALMLAAWLMGNGYEVHEISQDAEEIAALWREDTPQLFLYDDFLGQTTLESQLNKNEDARLIDIIREIQEAPDKALVMTTRDYILEHALLKHDRLGTPDVTRATSVVHLTDLSLGVRGQILYNHVHHAELPAEQKRPFADRAVWQPIVEHPNFSPRLIEETLRLAARQEQDVAAAVRKNLDDPRRIWERIVENDLTDAAVHLLEVLFTLRTATLDTLSESWSWYRKERGLEADVRAFHRALQVLDGTMVAVAQHTVSFHNPSIADYLRFHLDAGRAPMAALLGALVDPVQIHSLIDAAGIADGAGILAQLKAEAARTESAVLGTAEFIEWSPEVADESEASNLQWILETAELLDSAPLAAHVVKERGPDHWHGEHVEHLVSLVHAMTGSRLIAHKDVARFAGEVADAIRLDLAEQVEGGNWYGAIGLYENLKEVPGGSLSGPLLEALVECALEALHLVAGEDASLFDAHPLETLLQFLFDQGYEGGADDEFAEDFATVQKWVDRFATLRKVPRFAPRQETAAPGPYSDEERDREVITELMKGLRDPDITPGV